The proteins below are encoded in one region of Styela clava chromosome 4, kaStyClav1.hap1.2, whole genome shotgun sequence:
- the LOC120326436 gene encoding uncharacterized protein LOC120326436, with protein MAGRGVELRRLCNVSNKPILNNLQSTVKEDNPELLAKYSYKANPDSPGGFDEIDIKQGETLWLLKRGTGDNHHWWQIKKKDETFGFVPARYVMIVEKKVTSLPWLNKEPEKEEMNPGNKFGIPKFKPYVSAYGSGDEPSKEKASVDEFYCDVCSRKFNGPIPYKAHMNSKAHKEEEEIAKQYSS; from the coding sequence ATGGCCGGACGAGGCGTTGAATTGCGTCGGTTGTGCAATGTAAGCAACAAGCCTATACTAAATAACCTGCAAAGCACGGTAAAAGAGGATAATCCGGAGTTACTTGCCAAGTATTCGTATAAAGCCAACCCCGACAGTCCAGGCGGTTTTGATGAGATTGATATAAAGCAAGGCGAGACTCTATGGCTCCTCAAACGTGGAACCGGAGACAACCATCACTGGTGGCAGATAAAGAAGAAAGACGAGACATTTGGATTTGTTCCAGCTCGGTATGTAATGATCGTAGAGAAGAAAGTTACTTCACTTCCCTGGCTTAATAAGGAACCCGAAAAAGAAGAGATGAACCCCGGCAACAAATTTggaattcctaaatttaaacctTATGTGTCTGCTTATGGGAGTGGCGATGAACCGTCCAAAGAGAAGGCTTCAGTTGATGAGTTTTATTGCGATGTATGCAGCAGAAAATTCAATGGACCAATCCCATACAAAGCTCACATGAATAGCAAAGCCCATAAGGAGGAGGAAGAAATTGCAAAGCAGTATTCGTCCTAA